Proteins found in one Aspergillus puulaauensis MK2 DNA, chromosome 8, nearly complete sequence genomic segment:
- a CDS encoding alpha/beta fold hydrolase (COG:I;~EggNog:ENOG410PPMM;~InterPro:IPR000073,IPR029058,IPR000639;~MEROPS:MER0017177;~PFAM:PF12697,PF00561;~go_function: GO:0003824 - catalytic activity [Evidence IEA]) produces the protein MASVAFPQLAKSHTLSTSHTYSYAYHAPANVSLPTILFLHGFPSSCYDWRHQIHFFSQEGYGVLAPDLLGYGDTAKPTTLEDYKTRRMAAEVIELLDHEGIDKVHAVAHDTGCILLSRLPNYFPNRLLSCTFLDVPYSKPGEHFDLATVNALTKQFLGYERFGYLEFFARADAGEIIDKHSDSFFTLFYPQDPSLWIDHVGPTGAMLAWLLQDRKGSEPAYVNKTERQIHQDILRNHHGSALKWYHALVGNINEQEEIQADLDPVLPMPILMVSPQSSRLELPGIEEQMKQVASDFTFERVSTSGHWVQLEARDEINTILQNFFQR, from the exons ATGGCGAGCGTTGCTTTCCCTCAACTTGCAAAAAGCCATACCCTTTCAACATCTCATACCTATAGTTACGCCTATCATGCTCCCGCTAATGTTTCACTGCCCAcgatcctcttcctccacggcTTCCCATCCTCATGCTACGACTGGCGTCACCAGatccatttcttctcccAAGAGGGATATGGGGTATTGGCACCGGATCTTCTTGGTTACGGCGATACAGCCAAGCCCACAACCCTAGAAGACTACAAAACCAGGAGAATGGCAGCTGAAGTCATCGAGCTACTAGACCATGAAGGCATCGATAAGGTTCACGCTGTGGCTCATGATACAGGATGTATATTACTCTCCCGGCTGCCAAACTACTTTCCAAATCGTTTACTGTCTTGCACATTCCTAGACGTACCCTATTCCAAGCCAGGAGAACATTTTGATCTCGCCACTGTGAATGCCCTAACAAAGCAGTTCTTGGGCTACGAACGGTTCGGATATCTCGAGTTTTTCGCCAGAGCTGATGCAGGAGAGATTATTGATAAACAT TCCGACTCAttcttcaccctcttctACCCACAAGACCCCAGTTTATGGATAGACCACGTTGGCCCAACAGGGGCGATGCTGGCATGGTTACTTCAGGACCGAAAAGGTTCTGAACCGGCATACGTTAACAAGACT GAGCGACAAATTCACCAGGACATTCTGAGGAACCACCACGGCTCAGCACTGAAGTGGTACCATGCTCTTGTAGGAAATATAAATGAGCAAGAGGAGATTCAAGCAGACCTCGACCCGGTACTCCCAATGCCCATCCTGATGGTCAGTCCGCAGTCAAGTAGGCTCGAGCTACCAGGCATTGAAGAACAGATGAAGCAGGTTGCCTCTGATTTCACCTTCGAAAGAGTGAGTACTTCAGGCCATTGGGTGCAACTGGAAGCACGCGATGAAATCAACACTATTCTGCAGAATTTCTTCCAGCGGTAG